CCACGATTGCGGGTGGTATGCGCACTGCGCAACGTATTGGCGCGTTTCGTCAGCCACCGCGTGAAAAACTGCCGCGCTATATTCAGACTTTTTGTCGTAAAATGGCGAGTTCTTTTGGTGTGAAAGTGGTGCAAGTCGAGCCAGTACCGCAGCATCATGGGTTATGGGTATCGAATCATGTGTCGTGGATGGATATCCCAGTGGTAGGCAGCGTGAGCCCTGCATTCTTCTTATCGAAAGCAGAGATTGGCGATTGGCCTATTTTTGGCAAGCTGGTTCATGCCGCAGGTACGGTGTTCATTAAGCGGGGTTCTGGTGATGTGGGTTCGGTGACGACGCAGATTGCCAGTTTTTTAAATGAAGGCTTTTCGGTGATATTTTTCCCCGAAGCGACGACCACTGATGGCAAAAAAATTAAGCGTATTCACGGTACGTTGCTGCAATCAGCCATTGACGCGGGTGTGCCCATTCAGCCAGTGGTACTGTCTTATGTCAATAAAGACGGCACGTTAAGTGAAGAGCTGCCGTATTTTGGCAAGATGACCATGAAAGATAGTATCAAGCGCGTATTGGACAGTAAAAATGTGACTGCCTATGTGTTGCCACTTGAGCCGCTAGACCCGAATGGTTATAACAAAAGTGAGCTGACCAATATGCTGCAAAAGCGTATGCAAGAAGGTTTAGAAGAGCTGCATGCGCGCGTATTGAGAACGTCTTCTAATGGGTCAGAATCTGTTTTATAGGTTGTTTAAAAGCCAATAAAAGCTGTTATAACCTTCTATAAATTGCTGATAATCAATAGTAAAAAAGGCGTAAATCATAATGATTTGCGCCTTTTTATTGGTTCGACAATTTGATTTGGCAATTTGGGTTTATAGGAGTCGATAACAAATAGTTTAAGGCGAAGGGTTTGGCTGCTTGGTATGTACTGCCTCAATCGCTTCTAAAACCTCAGAGCTAAGAGTCAGATTAATACTGTCAATATTGGATTTTAGCTGCTCAAGACTGGTGGCACCGATAATATTACTGGTAACAAAGGGTCGGGAATTAACAAACGCCAATGCCATCTGTGCCATATCAAGACCGGCATCAGCGGCAATGTTGGCATATTGCGCGGTCGCCCACTGTGCTTGCTCATTGATATAACGCTCATAACGATCGTATTCCGTTAAGCGTGCACCCGCTGGACGTTTACCATCCAGATATTTCCCCGATAAAACGCCAAAACCAAGGGGCGAGTAAGCGAGTAGCCCGACATTTTCACGATGTGATATTTCTGCAAGTCCTACTTCATAAAGACGATTAAGTAAGCTATACGGATTTTGAATGGTAATGGGCGCAATTAAATTATTTTTATCGGCTTCCCATAAATAGCGCATGATGCCCCACGGTGTATCGTTGGATAAGCCATAAGCACGAATACGTCCTCTTTTAATCTCATCATTGAGTGCCTGAATGGTTTCTAAAAATGGGGTTAAATCCTCTAATGGCTGCGTTGCCATATCCGTATCATAGCCACGTTGACCAAAGAAGTTGGCTTGACGTTCAGGCCAATGCAATTGATAAATATCAATATAATCGGTCTGTAATCGCTGCAAATTGTCATCAATAGCGCTACTAATATGGGCAGCATTATAACGACTTGCACCATCACGTAAAAAGCTCATCGGTGAGATTTTACTGGCAAGTACGACCTTATCACGCTGATTATTTTTATTGAACCAAGAACCGATAAAGCGTTCCGTATTGCCTTGCTTGTCTTTATCGGGCGGTGACGGATACATCTCAGCGGTATCCCAAAAGTTCACGCCTTCACTTAACGCCATGTCTATCTGAGCATGGGCGTCACTTTCTGTATTTTGTTGTCCCCATGTCATCGTACCTAAACAGATTTTGGAGACTTTTTCATTGATTTGTGGCAGCATTTGATAGTGCATATAACTATCCTTTTGGTGTTATTTACAGATATTATTTATAAGTATCATTTACAAATGTTATGTTCAGTTTTTTCGCAATTACTTTAACTGAATCCCAGTGACACCAGCTGGCGTGACTTTAAATATTTTAACTTTAAATAATACCGTTTGACCTGCAAGTGGATGATTGAAATCTACTTCGATATTGTCAGTATCAACGGCACTTACTATACCGGGTAAGGTATTTTTGCCTTTATCTTCAAATTCTATCAACATCCCAACTACTGGTGTGTCAGCAACCAGTGCAAACTGAGTACGGCTAAAATTTTGGATATTATCAGGATTCCAGTCGCCAAACGCTTGTGCCGGCTCAAGGTGTGCCGTACGTGTGTCGCCTGCGCGTAGATTCATCAGTACTTGCTCAAACCCTGGTAATAGACTCTCATCACCAATCGTTAAGGTGACTGGCGTGTCACGATTAAAGGTGGAGTCAATGACTGTGCCATTCTCTAACGTCACTTCAAAATGCAGTTTTACAAGACTGCCATAAGTAATACGCGTGTCTTCATTGGGATTGATAAACTGAGATTCGGTCATGGCTAAAGTTACCTATTGCGGGAGTAGGGAGACGGATGGAAAATAACATAATCAATGATAAGCCATCTGCAAAAGCAGGTAAGCGGAATTAGTGTAACGTAAATGAGGTAATATATCTGCCAAATATCAGTGTATATAGGAATATCTATGGCAAATAGACAGCAAGGTCAAATTAAAAAATGGCAAGAGGAAAAAGGCTTTGGCTTTATTGAAACGGAAGCTGGCGAGCAGGTTTTCTTTCATGTGAGTGAGTTTAAAGCACGTCGTCGTCCTACTCTTGGTGAAGCTGTGGTGTTTAGCGTTGGGCAAGACAATCAAGGGCGCAAGCAAGCAAAACAAGTACAAGAGCTTGGTTTTGTTCAGCAGCAGATGGCGCAAAAAAATCAACAAATTCGCCAACGTAATCAAAAACGTAGTGCCCAAGCGGACTTCGAGGCAGGTCAGAAAAAGCGTTTATTTGTGGGCGTCGGCTTTTATATGGTACTCATATTACTGGCAGTTATGGATAAGCTGAGCTGGCTGGTCGTGGGTTGGTATGCCGCTTTGGGGTTGATTACTTATTTAATGTATGCAAAGGATAAAGCAGCCGCACAAAGCGGGGATTGGCGTACGCCTGAATCGACGTTGCATCTCTTAAGTATGCTTGGCGGTTGGGTGGGTGCGATGGTCGCGCAGACTTATCTGCGTCATAAGTCACAAAAAGCGGATTTTCGGATGACGTATTATTTAACGGTATTGATTAATATGGCGGGATTATTGTTTGTTTTAACCAATAAAGAGTTGTTACCTTTTTAATAGTAGTGATCACTTATTATTTAATAACGATTAATAATCGCTAAAATAATAAAAACCCCGCCATAGTGAGCCATGACGGGTTTTTTGTTTATGCTTATTTATATCAGCTTTGGCGCTTTTTTTCCAAAAATAACATATCAATCACAATCAAAGCGACACCGACACTAATGCCCATATCGGCAATATTAAAAATAGGATAATGCCAAGCATCGGCATAGTGCACATGGATAAAGTCGATGACATGACCATGTAGTAGGCGATCGATTAAATTACCTACAGCACCACCCAATACTAAGGCTAAGCCAAGTGATAACAGCTTAGCTTTACGGGGTGCTTTGACCAAATACGTTATCAAAAATAGCGACATGAGCAACGCCAGACCCGCAAAAAACCATTTTTGCCAACCGCCAGCATCGGCTAAAAAGCTAAAAGCCGCGCCATAATTGTATGCTAACGTCCAATTCAAAAACGGCTCAATAACCGGAACCGGCTCTTGAAAAGTCAGTTTGGTTTCCGCGAGCCACTTTGTCCATTGGTCAATACCAAGCACGACAAGCGATAATAAATACCATGCAAAAGCACGCTGTCCGTTAGCGATCAGCTTTGGTTTTTTACTGAGCCGACTTTTAGGCGTTAGTGAGCTGCCTGTGGTCACGTGCGCAGGTTTGATGGTTTCATTATGATTGGCGTTCACGGTTTGCTGAGACAGCTCAGCTGATTTATCGTCTAACGTCATGATATCTATATCAAACTTACTGTCGCTATCATCCTGAACCTTATCGTGCTCAGGCGTATCTGGCAGCGTGTTAGGCGCTTTAGGCATAGTGACGCACCTCACCATGACCGCTGACGTTGGTTACGCAGCGCGCGCACAGCTCTGGATGGGCACTATCAACACCAATGTCATCACGCACATGCCAGCAGCGTACGCATTTAGTCCCTTCAGCAGCTTTAATCTCAATACTTAAATCCGCTGATTCGTCTGACGTGCTGTCTGCGCTCATGGCTTGCAAAGTAGCCTTACTGGTAATCAAGACAAAGCGCAATTCTTCACCAAGCTTCGCTAAGCTGTCATACATTGCGCCAGTGGCAGTTAAAACCACATCAGCGGATAGATTGGCGTTAATCAGCTTATTTTCACGCGCAGTTTCGATATGTTTATTAACCATATCTTTAGCACGCATGATATGTTGCCAGTCATCAGCGCTGATGGCGCTTAACTCAACGGCTGGGAAGTCATACCATAATTGAGTGAATACATAGTGTTCATTATTGCCTTCAGCATTGGCATCGCCTTTGTTAAGCACTTCCCACGCTTCTTGCGCAGTAAAGGTTAAAATCGGTGTAATCCAGCGAATTAACGCTTGGGCGATATGATAAATCGCCGTTTGTGCAGAGCGGCGCGGCTTGGCATCGGTTTGAGTCGTATACTGACGATCTTTGATAATATCGAGATAAAAACTACCTAAATCTTGTGAACAAAATGCCGTCACGTGCTGGGTGACTTGATGGAAATCCATCGCATCATAGGCACTAACGATTTGCGCTTGTACCGTTTGCGCGCGCTCCATGATAAATTTATCAAGGCTGACCAGCTCATTGATATCAACACTATCGGTAGCAGGGTTAAAGTCATCGGTATTGGCGAGTAAAAAGCGTAAAGTGTTACGAATACGGCGATACATATCGACCGCACCTTTAAATGACGTTTTGCCTGCGCTCATCTCATAGCGATAGTCACTAGAAGCAATCCACAAACGCAGCATATCCGCGCCCGTTTTATTGATTTCCTCTTGCGGGGTGATGATGTTGCCAAGCGATTTACTCATCTTGCGACCGTTGGCATCGACCACAAAGCCGTGGGTCAATACTTGCTTAAAGGGCGGGCGACCGTACATCGCCTCAGACGTTAATATCGAGGTCTGGAACCAACCGCGATGTTGGTCTGAGCCTTCTAAATATAAATCGGCAGGATTGGTCAGCTCGTCACGTTGCTCAAGAACGGTAAAATGCGTCGTACCAGAGTCAAACCACACATCTAGCGTATCCGTGGCTTTATCATAATCAGCCGCTTCCGCGCCCAAGAAATCTTCACAACTGGCATCAAACCAAGCTTCTACGCCGCCTGCTGCGATTTTTTGCGCGGCAACTTCCATCAATACCAAGGTATTAGGATGCAGCTCGCCAGTTTCTTTATGCGTAAAGAAAGCAATCGGCACGCCCCACGTACGCTGGCGTGAAATACACCAATCTGGACGGTCGGTCATCATGGCTTCAATACGATTTTGTCCCCATGCAGGCGTCCAGTTTACGTTTTTGATATCAGCAAGCGCCTGTTCGCGTAAGCCTTTAGCTTCCATACTGATAAACCACTGCGGGGTTGCACGGAAGATAATCGGCGACTTATGACGCCAGCAATGCGGATAGCTGTGCTCAATTTTGGTATGGCTTAATAAATGACCATTCTCATGCAACGCGGCAATGATTTTTGGATTGGCTTTATAAATATGCTCGCCCGCAAATACTGCTGCGGTATCTAAATATACGCCATTGCCATTGACTGGGTTTTCAACCGGTAAATTATATTTTAAGCCAACAATATAATCGTCTACACCGTGACCAGGAGCCGTATGCACCAAGCCAGTACCGCTATCGGTCGTCACGTGATCACCCAAAATCAGCGGTACTTGACGCTCGCTAATCAGTGGATGCTGCGCGTGTAACCCTTCAAGAGTGCGACCTAATACGGTTGCTAGCACGCCTTGATTGCTTAAAGTTAGTGCTGTTAGTGCCGTTTCAATGAGGTCTGTGGCTAATAATAAATTGCCTTTTTCAGTCGCAACGACTGAATAGTCATGCTCAGGATGCACGGAAATTGCTTGGTTAGCAGGCAGTGTCCACGGCGTCGTCGTCCAAATAACCGCAGCAATGCCACCCTCAATTGCCGCTAATTCAGCAACTTTGTCACTATCTAAAACATCAAAGCTGACATAAATGGCATCGGATACTTTATCTTGGTATTCTACTTCGGCTTCTGCTAATGCCGAGCTACAATCCAAGCACCAATTCACAGGCTTCATACCACGCGTCACGTGACCATTATCATAAATTTTGGCAAGTGAGCGCACGATATTGGCTTCTTGGTCAAAGTTCATGGTCAAATAAGGATTGTTCCAATCGCCAAACACGCCCAAACGCTTAAAATCTGCCATTTGTAGCGCGACTTGGCTTTTGGCGTATTCACGGCATAACCCACGGAATTCTGTTGCCGATACTTTTTGTCCGACTTTACCGACTTTTGCTTCAACCTTTTGTTCAATTGGCAGACCATGACAGTCCCAACCCGGTACGTAAGGCGCATCGAACCCTGATAAGGTTTTTGACTTCACGATAATGTCTTTTAACACTTTATTGACCGCATGACCCAAGTGAATCTGACCATTCGCGTACGGAGGACCATCATGCAAAATATATTTAGGTGCACCTGCACGTGCTTGACGAATCTTGCCATACACATCGTCCGCTTCCCATGCGCTCAACCAATCTGGCTCGCGATTGGCTAAATTGGCACGCATCGGAAATACAGTGTCGGCAAGGTTTAACGTATCTTTATAATCGAGGCTTGGCTTATCAGTCATAGAGGGAGTTCTTTATTTGATGTAGGAGTGGTGAATAGTCGATGAGGGTGTTTATTATAAAACCAATAGAGAGATAAAAATAAATCAGCAATAAAGCGCTAAAAACGTCTGTCATTATATGACAAAACGCGTGGGGTAAAAAGGACTGTTAGCGCTGTTATCTATTTAAGTAAAAATTTAAGTCATCCTTTAAATGCTTTTTAAAATCACTGGCACGAGCAATAATTATGGTAAGCGTGCTTAACAAGCGTCCAATATT
This genomic window from Psychrobacter urativorans contains:
- the ileS gene encoding isoleucine--tRNA ligase, with protein sequence MTDKPSLDYKDTLNLADTVFPMRANLANREPDWLSAWEADDVYGKIRQARAGAPKYILHDGPPYANGQIHLGHAVNKVLKDIIVKSKTLSGFDAPYVPGWDCHGLPIEQKVEAKVGKVGQKVSATEFRGLCREYAKSQVALQMADFKRLGVFGDWNNPYLTMNFDQEANIVRSLAKIYDNGHVTRGMKPVNWCLDCSSALAEAEVEYQDKVSDAIYVSFDVLDSDKVAELAAIEGGIAAVIWTTTPWTLPANQAISVHPEHDYSVVATEKGNLLLATDLIETALTALTLSNQGVLATVLGRTLEGLHAQHPLISERQVPLILGDHVTTDSGTGLVHTAPGHGVDDYIVGLKYNLPVENPVNGNGVYLDTAAVFAGEHIYKANPKIIAALHENGHLLSHTKIEHSYPHCWRHKSPIIFRATPQWFISMEAKGLREQALADIKNVNWTPAWGQNRIEAMMTDRPDWCISRQRTWGVPIAFFTHKETGELHPNTLVLMEVAAQKIAAGGVEAWFDASCEDFLGAEAADYDKATDTLDVWFDSGTTHFTVLEQRDELTNPADLYLEGSDQHRGWFQTSILTSEAMYGRPPFKQVLTHGFVVDANGRKMSKSLGNIITPQEEINKTGADMLRLWIASSDYRYEMSAGKTSFKGAVDMYRRIRNTLRFLLANTDDFNPATDSVDINELVSLDKFIMERAQTVQAQIVSAYDAMDFHQVTQHVTAFCSQDLGSFYLDIIKDRQYTTQTDAKPRRSAQTAIYHIAQALIRWITPILTFTAQEAWEVLNKGDANAEGNNEHYVFTQLWYDFPAVELSAISADDWQHIMRAKDMVNKHIETARENKLINANLSADVVLTATGAMYDSLAKLGEELRFVLITSKATLQAMSADSTSDESADLSIEIKAAEGTKCVRCWHVRDDIGVDSAHPELCARCVTNVSGHGEVRHYA
- a CDS encoding DUF1294 domain-containing protein, with product MANRQQGQIKKWQEEKGFGFIETEAGEQVFFHVSEFKARRRPTLGEAVVFSVGQDNQGRKQAKQVQELGFVQQQMAQKNQQIRQRNQKRSAQADFEAGQKKRLFVGVGFYMVLILLAVMDKLSWLVVGWYAALGLITYLMYAKDKAAAQSGDWRTPESTLHLLSMLGGWVGAMVAQTYLRHKSQKADFRMTYYLTVLINMAGLLFVLTNKELLPF
- the lspA gene encoding signal peptidase II, with the translated sequence MTLDDKSAELSQQTVNANHNETIKPAHVTTGSSLTPKSRLSKKPKLIANGQRAFAWYLLSLVVLGIDQWTKWLAETKLTFQEPVPVIEPFLNWTLAYNYGAAFSFLADAGGWQKWFFAGLALLMSLFLITYLVKAPRKAKLLSLGLALVLGGAVGNLIDRLLHGHVIDFIHVHYADAWHYPIFNIADMGISVGVALIVIDMLFLEKKRQS
- a CDS encoding lysophospholipid acyltransferase family protein; this encodes MSQSKSGFSVRKNLGRGKQIAGMTTTIAGGMRTAQRIGAFRQPPREKLPRYIQTFCRKMASSFGVKVVQVEPVPQHHGLWVSNHVSWMDIPVVGSVSPAFFLSKAEIGDWPIFGKLVHAAGTVFIKRGSGDVGSVTTQIASFLNEGFSVIFFPEATTTDGKKIKRIHGTLLQSAIDAGVPIQPVVLSYVNKDGTLSEELPYFGKMTMKDSIKRVLDSKNVTAYVLPLEPLDPNGYNKSELTNMLQKRMQEGLEELHARVLRTSSNGSESVL
- a CDS encoding FKBP-type peptidyl-prolyl cis-trans isomerase, coding for MTESQFINPNEDTRITYGSLVKLHFEVTLENGTVIDSTFNRDTPVTLTIGDESLLPGFEQVLMNLRAGDTRTAHLEPAQAFGDWNPDNIQNFSRTQFALVADTPVVGMLIEFEDKGKNTLPGIVSAVDTDNIEVDFNHPLAGQTVLFKVKIFKVTPAGVTGIQLK
- a CDS encoding NADP(H)-dependent aldo-keto reductase — encoded protein: MHYQMLPQINEKVSKICLGTMTWGQQNTESDAHAQIDMALSEGVNFWDTAEMYPSPPDKDKQGNTERFIGSWFNKNNQRDKVVLASKISPMSFLRDGASRYNAAHISSAIDDNLQRLQTDYIDIYQLHWPERQANFFGQRGYDTDMATQPLEDLTPFLETIQALNDEIKRGRIRAYGLSNDTPWGIMRYLWEADKNNLIAPITIQNPYSLLNRLYEVGLAEISHRENVGLLAYSPLGFGVLSGKYLDGKRPAGARLTEYDRYERYINEQAQWATAQYANIAADAGLDMAQMALAFVNSRPFVTSNIIGATSLEQLKSNIDSINLTLSSEVLEAIEAVHTKQPNPSP